One Zingiber officinale cultivar Zhangliang chromosome 10B, Zo_v1.1, whole genome shotgun sequence genomic window, GGAGGAGGGGGTGTGCTTACTACTGGAGGAGGGACTCCTACCAGCGGCGGTTGCAGGAGCAACTATTGTCGTAGTAAATCTTGTAGCGCCTTAGAGACCAATTGGTTGATATCTTCTTGAGTTATGACTATTGCTTCATCGTGGCTTCTTTCTTCGACGGAGTTACGGTTGTCGATAGTTCTTTTGATGTTAACCATCATAGCGTCTTAGCTTAAATTTTCCATAGACGATATCAATTTATTCTTTCCAAATATCATGGATAATCAAGATACTAGTCAATGAACAATCTGATGTGCACTCTCTCTAGAGGTCGTCGGTAAAGACGATGAGGGGGTTCTCAAACACACTTCAACAGAGGGTCAGACTGGCATCAAGGAGATCTCGACAGGCTATTCCAACGCTTAAGTTAGGATTTACTTGAGGTAGTATGCTAGAAGAAGAAAATTGAAAAGAAAGAGAGAACCTGGTGGAGTTGTAGAGAGTCCAGAATCTTTTTCCCTTACCCTCTCTAGGGTTTATATGATCGTCAGAAGAACATCTTCTCGTCAGGCACTTATCGTCCTCTTCAATCTGTACACCTTGCGTCAGATCCGACAGTTGTTAGTTGCCTCCCCATTCACCAAATGTCATGTGTTTGAAGGAGAGCATGTAGGGGACTAAATCTGACAACCCCTTAATAATCTCTCTATTCATGTAGTGCCACATATTTTGGAATTTTTATGGAGGCACGACCTTATTGAGGCGACAGTTATGATGTCTCCTTATTCATGTGCCCCCACGTGCTTTTCGTAGGCCACGTGAGGTATGAGTCTGATCCGAGGATAGATGAGGAAATGAAGTTGATGCAAAGTGGTCTTGAGAATAGACGAAATCGGGATCCGATGCTGAGGCCTGGAGGGTGCTGGCGACTGAGGTCGAGCCAAGTGTGATGCTATGATATGAGATTGAGGCGTGAAAGGTGTTGGCGACTGCAACTGAGAGAGTATGTCAGTGATTGAGACCAAGACAAAGGCAATGTCAGGTCTGAGACTAAAGCATAGATGATGTCGGGGGAGATGTCTGAATCTAAGACAGAGACATAGAGAGATGTTGATAACTTAGACCGAGACATGGAGGATATTAGGGATATTGGAAATGCAATCAATgccccacattggaaagatattGAAATGATCATGGATTTAAAagaatgtaagatatctccattgacatggaattttttgggtagagcctaaaaATAAAGCCATGAGGACTCTACTCGAAGTAGACAATATtatatcattatggagatatgtgaattcCTTTTGGACTTGACAAAATAGTATCAGAGTCATAGTCCAGACCAGATGCCATGTGAAGTGGTCTTGAATGAAGTTGCCAGAGACTCGAatcaggtcagggtgatcggatgcttgcgagagGCCCATAATAGGTCAAAATGACCTAATGCTGGGGAGACTCATTGCAGATCAGGATGACTAGATACTTGCGaggaggcccggagtaggtcaagagtaATCGGATACTTGCGAGAAAGGTCCGGaccaggtcaaggtgaccgaatacTCGTGAAGATGTCTgaaccatgagagtaatggtTGTCTTTCGTTTAAGAGGAGAATTATTGAGAATATAATCAAAGTCTAACATCGGAAAGATATGGAaaatatcatgggtttaaaagaatataagatatctccattgacatgagacaTTTTGAGTAAAGTCCAAAAATAATATCATGAAGACTTAAGGTCAAAGTGGACAACATGTCATAGTGGAAATATGTGAATTCCCTTGGGACATAATAGGGTAGATGTCTGGATCTGAGATTGAGACATGCAAAGATGTTGACAGCTAAGACTGAGATATAAAGAATGCCCCAGTAAATGTTTGGATATGAGGCAGAGATATGAAGGATACAGGAGAGATATATGTCTGGATATGAGGCTGATATATGGAGGGATGTCAATAGTTAAGACTGAGACATGAAGAATGTCTAGGAGATGTTTGAATCTAAAGGTGAGATACGGAGGGATGCTAGTAGTTATGACCGAGGCGTAATAGCTGATTTATTCTTGATCAAACTTGAATCCTTTTGGAATAAGTATATTGAGCTGGCTCGATCAAAACCAAGTTTCATCTGGCTAGCTTGATTCCTTTTGGAGCCATGTTTAGCTCACTTGACTTTAATTGACAGTATGACTTTTGACCATACGAGACCTGCAGGGGCAAGAGGATTCCTCCAAATCAATAAATTTTAGTACATTGCGGGTTTTAATCGTCTGCGAATTCAAAGAATTGTTTGTCCCATTATAATCTCTTCAAAGACATTATTAGATTTTCAACCGTAGCCCTCGCGCAATGAAAGTTTCACCCTCTCTGTTCTTGATCCGTTGCCAAACACACACACGACGGTTTTAGAAATTTAAAGAGCGACAACGGCAACGAAAGCCGCGGCCAGCCCGCTGACGGAGACCACGGCAGCAGGGTTTGCGCCACTTATATGCTCGTCGCTTGCTTCGCCGGAAGGAGCCGGAGCGGATGCTGGAGAGTCAGCACCGTCTTCGGCAGTTGGTGCGTCCGCGGCGGAGGGAGAAGTCGCAGGGGAATCGGCTTCTGACCCTGGCCCTGGCGCCGACGCGGGAGACTCGCTGGGAGTTTCGGAAGCAGGAGACTTCGCTGGAGAGGGAGTCTTCGCCGACGATTCTGGCGCATTCGCCGCGACGACTGGAGCCTTCGCGACGACCGGAGCCTTCGCGACGGAACCAGTTGGGGCTGGAGTCGCGGCCTTTGGCGACTCCGAGGGGGCTTGTGCCAAGCCGGAGACGGCGGCGGCGGCAAGGAGGAGGACTACAAGAGCAGATGCGCGATGCATCTTCGTAGGCGGGGCGAGCGGCGAGGGATTGTTTGAGAGGGAAGAGATGAGGAGCTTCGGTTGTTGGGATTGGAGGAAGTTGGAGCATTTTATAGGAGGATCGGAGAGAGTTGCCACCGCAGCTGGCGGTGGCAACGGagatggagagagagagagagaggccgAAATGAACGGCTCTGCCGCTAATGTGGTCATTGGTGATCACCGGCGACCCGTCCGAAACGGCGAGGGTCAATTGGTCTTTGACTTTCTGAATAATTCATAGATTGTGGCTCGTTTTTCCTTATTTTATCAACATTTAAACCGCATGCAAATCTCTCATGTTTAATAGATTCTTCCCATAATCCCATTCTTTTGGATTCAAGCTTTACTCTAACACAAGAtcgataaattattttaaattgaacGCGGAAAAATCCATAGGGCTCTCAAAGCATATAATTGCATCCAGTTAAAAAAAAACAACGAGATTCTTAActgattttattattgttaataaTCATGTGTGTAAACATCTGAAtcatcattagttagttttaTTGTCAACTTAATTGCTAATTACAAGATAACAACGAGGATGACGACGTGGTTAGGAGTCTAGATTAAGGTTAGGAGTCTAGATTAAGGTAAATAAGAAAAGAGTTAAAATGACAATCAGAAGGTTTTTCAGTGTAATtattctgacgctcaagttaaaagatgaagaagatgagcATTAGGATTTCGATGTGCGTATATGTGTGTTCATATACCTGGATATAGGAAAGAGCTACCTTTTATAAGGAAACCATGTACTTTTTCCTTCCGTTTCTCTTTTCCATGTTGtcagtatttaattttttttaataatataactTGTTCATGCCATTGCTTTTTTCCTGAAATAATCTGAGATTTACGCAATGATTAttcttttcctgaaatactccgAAATTTACACTATGATTCACATTTTTCCAAAAATGGTCGTGCATCCTACGTCGCCAAGGGGTCGCGAAACCAAGGAGACAATGACCCAAGAGTCGAGAGCTAAGAGGCCAAGGAACCTGGAGGCCTGAGAGATCGGGAGGCTAAGGAATTGAGAGGCTCAAGAGGTCAGGAAGTTAAGAAGCCGGTAGGCCCGAGAGGCCTGAGAGGCCAGGAGGCCCGAGAGGATAGGAGGCCCGAGAGGACAAGAGTCTAAGGATCCGAGAGGCCTGAGAGACCAGAAGGCTATGGAGCCGAGAGGCTTGAGACTTTCCTCTGTTGGAACCATCTAAGTAGGTTTCACCAATCTTCTCTTATCCATATGACACATATTGATCATTCCCTGAAttacaagtctccccttcaagtctagtctaaGGAGGTGAGAGTCTAACTGACTAGATTGTTGTATAATCAGAATGATCCCAACCACCTCGATTACTTAAGCCATGTGGCAAATCCATTGCATATTTATGAAGAGATTACACATAAAATGTCAACATGTCTCGACCATCATGTCCTTAAATGCAGCCATTCCTTTTAAGAATGTTGTTTGCATTATACACCTCTATTTATAAGCCCAGAATGTACAAGTGAACCTCTGAGATTGCATCACATTAATGTAATAAGACTCGCGACAGAAAAGGCTAGGCGTCTTTTAAAATGTAATGATTACTCTGAGTTTTAATTTGTCCTATGTGCTTTATGGCACGGTAAAAATTTTATCCCACCCTTATAACAATAGAGATCCAACGATCCCAATTGAACGAGTCATGCTATATTAGGTCAGATAAGAACATTTATGCATGCACTTGCTGATTCTTCAATtgtcatttcttcttctttttcgtcTCCTTTGTCTTCGAGTTTTCCTCTCCACCCAATAAGTTATTTTAGTCCATCTTTATGATTCTTTCTTTAACCAATCCCGTGGTAGCACATTCCATGGCCAGAGAATCTTCTTTCGCTCCCTGGTATAGATCTACTGCTTCAAGTTTTACTGATGCATCCCTTGATCAGTTGAGGATGGCTTATGGAGTTCCGACCAATCATCTATTATGGTTTTCGAATGGCAATGATCGGCTAGACTGTCCCCTCTAGGCTTTGTAACTTTCTTCCGAAGCTACATGATGAGAGAGTTACGCTTCCCTATCATGTTTTCTTTATTGAAGTGTCGTGATACTTTTACATCTCATTGTCACAGCTTGACCCCAATTCTTTCTGTATTTTGACTGGGGTAGTGATTTTTTTCTACTTATATCACATTCCACTTTCTCCTCgcttctttcatttttttcttttactagaagaagatggaggattgagtcttcttcttctctcgaTATGGGATTAACTTAATTAAGGAGCTTCCTTCATCCCACAAAGGATGGAAATCCCAATTCTTTTTCATCAAACTCCAAGGCTCCATATCTTGGTTGACTCGTTGGTAGTGAGAATTGCCGCCTCCTCTAACTTTGAAAGACTACCACCTAGTGTAAGTACCCagagttagttttgatgtgggattgagtcttcttcttctctcgaTATGGGATTAACTTAATTAAGGAGCTTCCTTCATCCCACAAAGGATGGAAATCCCAATTCTTTTTCATCAAACTCCAAGGCTCCATCTCTTGGTTGACTCGTTGGTAGTGAGAATTGCCGCCTCCTTTAACTTTGAAAGACTACCACCTAGTGTAAGTACCCagagttagttttgatgtggtcaactgggttaagttaggtcttgccaTGTttgtgttggaggatcggtggccgacttgaaggggggttggatagacggcacccccaaatcgctcgctttctacgtatttgttagttgtgcagcggaaatacaaataatacaaacacaaatacgaaagctaaatacaaatacaaagaacaagaaagagcaagcaaaccaacacgtgccgatttacgtggttcggagataaagctcctactccacggcgtgtccgtaaggtggacgatccctatccgtcggtggattactccccggaagacctccggctagctcaaacatccttgtgggtggagaaacctcaccacaaactcaccaagacctcttggacacaagggaaactcttgagcacttagtgactactaattaggctttaaccaagtctaatttcgtcaccttggccggccataccaagctccttcttatagagcttggaacaaattagaacctgatttgcccattaccagtcgactagtccttgcaccagtc contains:
- the LOC122030388 gene encoding mucin-1-like; translated protein: MTTLAAEPFISASLSLSPSPLPPPAAVATLSDPPIKCSNFLQSQQPKLLISSLSNNPSPLAPPTKMHRASALVVLLLAAAAVSGLAQAPSESPKAATPAPTGSVAKAPVVAKAPVVAANAPESSAKTPSPAKSPASETPSESPASAPGPGSEADSPATSPSAADAPTAEDGADSPASAPAPSGEASDEHISGANPAAVVSVSGLAAAFVAVVAL